A genomic stretch from Campylobacter sp. MG1 includes:
- a CDS encoding YceI family protein: MKKILSSLVAMAILGSSAYAITIDEASVKAHFTGFKLEKKLGVNGVIDGATFKFAKNEGSVVEILEGVIATMDFANENTNDKIREKNIHRTYIANLEDSKIEASLKDVKGDDNEGTATGVITFNKITKEIPMTYKVSDGKLVVKGEINMRTDFNTEKSFIALSTDKQISALHGKKTHEEVEIYFDVDVK, from the coding sequence ATGAAAAAGATTTTATCTTCATTAGTTGCTATGGCTATTTTAGGGTCAAGTGCTTATGCGATTACTATTGATGAAGCTAGTGTTAAAGCTCACTTTACTGGTTTTAAATTAGAAAAAAAATTAGGTGTTAATGGTGTTATTGATGGAGCTACTTTTAAATTTGCAAAAAATGAGGGTAGTGTGGTTGAAATTTTAGAAGGTGTAATTGCTACTATGGATTTTGCTAATGAAAATACAAATGACAAAATTCGCGAAAAAAATATTCATAGAACATACATAGCTAATTTAGAAGATAGCAAAATTGAAGCTAGTTTAAAAGATGTAAAAGGCGATGATAATGAAGGAACAGCTACCGGAGTTATAACATTTAATAAAATTACAAAAGAAATTCCTATGACTTATAAGGTTAGTGATGGAAAACTTGTAGTTAAAGGTGAGATTAATATGAGAACTGATTTTAACACTGAAAAATCTTTCATAGCTTTGTCAACTGATAAACAAATCTCGGCACTTCACGGAAAGAAAACTCACGAAGAAGTTGAAATTTATTTTGATGTAGATGTTAAATAA
- a CDS encoding metal-sulfur cluster assembly factor: MKKQVINAISNVIDPEVGFDILALGLIYDIQIDNSYCKITMTLSTKSCPMHDLLITWVKDSVLSVDGIDSVDIDLVFEPAWSIEMASDEVKSSLGLGK; the protein is encoded by the coding sequence ATGAAAAAGCAAGTAATTAATGCAATTTCAAATGTAATTGACCCTGAAGTGGGTTTTGATATTTTAGCTTTAGGGCTTATTTATGATATACAAATTGATAATTCATATTGTAAAATCACTATGACCTTATCTACTAAATCTTGTCCTATGCATGATTTACTGATAACTTGGGTAAAAGACTCTGTTTTAAGTGTAGATGGAATAGATAGTGTTGATATTGATTTAGTGTTTGAGCCTGCTTGGAGTATAGAAATGGCTAGCGATGAGGTCAAAAGTTCTTTAGGGCTTGGTAAATAG
- the abc-f gene encoding ribosomal protection-like ABC-F family protein encodes MILIDCIDIDKAYGEKVILKNVNFSINDGEKIAIIGKNGQGKSTFLKIITKEIEPDNGRVLINSSINFSMLSQSINIDYNLSVDEYIKLELGDIFNALSEYNEINSKLSTNPNDKELLQKQQILFDLIESKDAWSIDSKINRALKEFELSNFINRNLASLSGGELRRLSLACMLLKSPDVLILDEPTNHLDVTMCKYLEDMLKASKKCVIFISHDRYFIDNIASKCVEIEDAKLREFEGGYSNYLQAKARLLESLNKSYETLVKQLKSEEEWLRRGVKARLKRNEGRKERIFKMREEAKKNPSILNRLRVELARASDIKSNPLIANKKKMLFELHDISLTLGEKLLFKPFSARILQGEKIAIVGKNGCGKSSFLQILLEKLRPSSGFIKKGEINIGYFDQKKSDLKDDETLIEYFCPNGGDTINVKGSNMHVYGYLKHFLFPKEQLTYKIGSLSGGEKSRVALAKLFTKDYEVLILDEPTNDLDIATINILEQYLMDFKGALIFVSHDRYFTDRLATKLFAFSNQSIEIETMKFSELLELNDELSELNSEIENDKEKPVKVERKKSVKLSYKQNKILEEHPAKIEEIEKEIRLLNEYLSDPAKYEKYGILALNERLENLNQELELLENEYYEVLELTERLENVDN; translated from the coding sequence TTGATTTTAATAGATTGTATTGATATTGATAAAGCTTACGGCGAAAAAGTTATTTTAAAAAATGTAAATTTTAGTATAAACGATGGCGAAAAAATCGCAATAATAGGTAAAAACGGGCAGGGCAAATCTACATTTTTAAAAATAATTACTAAAGAAATAGAACCTGATAATGGTAGGGTGTTGATTAATTCAAGCATAAATTTTTCTATGCTTTCTCAAAGCATTAATATAGATTATAATCTTAGCGTAGATGAATATATTAAATTAGAATTAGGCGATATTTTTAATGCTTTAAGCGAATATAATGAGATTAATTCTAAACTATCAACTAATCCAAATGATAAAGAATTATTACAAAAACAACAAATTTTATTTGATTTAATAGAGAGCAAGGACGCTTGGAGTATTGATAGTAAAATAAATAGAGCTTTAAAAGAATTTGAATTAAGTAATTTTATAAATAGAAATCTAGCAAGTCTTAGTGGTGGGGAATTAAGAAGATTAAGCCTTGCTTGTATGTTGCTTAAATCTCCTGATGTTTTGATTTTAGATGAGCCTACGAACCACTTAGATGTAACTATGTGTAAATACCTTGAAGATATGTTAAAAGCTAGTAAAAAATGTGTTATTTTTATAAGTCACGATAGATATTTTATAGACAATATTGCAAGTAAATGCGTAGAAATAGAAGATGCAAAATTAAGAGAATTTGAAGGTGGGTATTCAAATTATTTACAAGCTAAGGCAAGATTACTAGAAAGCCTTAATAAAAGCTATGAAACCTTAGTAAAACAATTAAAAAGCGAAGAAGAATGGCTGCGTCGTGGGGTAAAAGCAAGGCTTAAGCGAAACGAAGGCAGAAAAGAGCGTATTTTTAAAATGCGTGAAGAGGCTAAAAAAAATCCTAGTATTTTGAATAGACTAAGAGTTGAGCTTGCCCGTGCAAGTGATATAAAATCAAATCCACTCATAGCAAATAAGAAAAAAATGCTTTTTGAATTACACGATATTAGCCTAACACTAGGCGAAAAATTATTATTTAAGCCATTTAGTGCAAGGATTTTGCAAGGTGAAAAAATAGCAATTGTAGGCAAAAACGGCTGTGGAAAATCTAGCTTTTTACAAATTCTACTTGAAAAACTTCGCCCTAGCAGTGGTTTTATAAAAAAAGGTGAGATAAATATAGGATATTTTGACCAGAAAAAAAGCGATTTAAAAGATGATGAAACTTTGATTGAGTATTTTTGTCCAAATGGCGGTGATACTATCAATGTGAAAGGCTCTAATATGCATGTATATGGATATTTAAAGCATTTTTTATTTCCTAAAGAACAACTTACTTATAAAATCGGCTCACTTAGTGGTGGCGAAAAAAGTAGGGTGGCTTTAGCAAAACTTTTTACAAAAGATTATGAAGTATTAATTTTAGATGAACCTACTAATGATTTAGATATTGCTACGATTAATATTTTAGAGCAGTATTTAATGGATTTTAAAGGTGCTTTGATATTTGTAAGTCATGATAGATATTTTACAGATAGACTTGCTACTAAGCTTTTTGCCTTTTCAAATCAATCAATTGAAATTGAAACTATGAAATTTAGTGAACTTTTAGAATTAAACGATGAATTAAGCGAGTTAAATAGTGAAATAGAAAATGATAAAGAAAAACCAGTAAAAGTTGAGCGTAAAAAAAGCGTAAAATTAAGCTATAAACAAAATAAAATCCTAGAAGAACACCCAGCTAAGATTGAAGAGATTGAAAAAGAAATTAGATTATTAAATGAATACTTAAGCGACCCTGCAAAATATGAAAAATATGGGATATTGGCTCTTAATGAAAGACTTGAGAATTTAAATCAGGAATTAGAGCTTTTAGAAAATGAGTATTACGAAGTTTTAGAACTTACAGAAAGGTTAGAAAATGTTGATAATTAG